In Mytilus edulis chromosome 8, xbMytEdul2.2, whole genome shotgun sequence, the genomic window agtaattaacttttcaaaacactagcaaATATTGATATGGGATTAAttaaggaatcaaaagagcaaaacaaatatataggtcaccgtgcttgttttcgagatataagccattgaaattttggcgggaaaatgttctctcttgatttttcatagctttatcattgacaagttgaagtcctcaaaaaccatataaaaataattaaaattttataagactttaacagacagcttatcattatacatttaaaagaattataaaaagaaaaatgggggtcaccgggcaaaatttgtttaggcattcaaatggataaaaccagaggattccgaaaatctgaccaaaAATCCAAAACTTGACAAGCGAGCGTCCTTAAGCAAAATATGGCTTTGAAATAAAACTATCTTTGaataatatataattgtttactAGTTTATAGTAGTACGTGTAACAAATTataatgattatgttgacttatGAAACGAAACTAAATTTTGTCCCAAAGAACCTACTAAAACATAATAACAGAATTATGATATGGGGGATGGAAAGGGGGGGGTGTATTTTtggatttttctttatttttgtttcttgtctTCGTATTATGAAATACCAATGTCTGTCCGTCCGCCAATGCTTCGTTTGATAACTGAACTCTGCTTTAAACAATTCTCATGTAAATTTCATACATATCAACATCATTATTAACTGGAGAAAGCTAATtcccaaaattgatttttttgttgctttAATCGTTTGAATAAGGCAATGTTTCTCGTATAGCCCACTAAGTCAAGTATGCCTGGATTTATTTTCtcaaaactttacattattgtTGAGATGCTCATAGGAAGttagctccctttccatttttttttcgttcaaaaGTTACTGGACTTTAACCGTTCGCATAAAGGCAATTTGTCGCTTATTGCGCACTAAACTTTAATATGCctgaatttatttcttttaaactgaacGTAATGAATTGTTTGGATTGATAAAGAAAGCTACCATTTTGTTGGAATTGATGAACATAATACACCGTTCTTAAACAATGTTTGGACTAGgtgtaaacataaacaaaatttatGCTGCAAATTTTTTTTCTGGCATTGCATGTGTTCAAACAACAGCACCTTAACCGAGTAACATAATTCCTAAGTCATGCTGCTGCAGCGTCACCGACTAAGAGGTTGTAATTAAAACATATGATACTGATTTCAAGGCGCCCAAACCATATTTCTGAAATAGCCTtcgcaaaaacaaaaacaaaatacgtGAGAACGTAAAGAAAACTTTACCAACTCGTAATAAAGGATACAAAAAACCCACTGCATTTGTCCCTGTTTACTGTCAAATTTTCTTGACAACTTAGTTTACCTTCTTGCCCCTAACTGCTATCCAAAAATCGTTAATGTAATAGTTAGCTGTTTTACCTAAAATTATTAACTGTATTTCATATCATGTGTTAATTCTGAAACCTACTACATATAGAACACAACACTTATTGGTAACGCAATTTTCTCTGGAGCCCACCAGTTTACTCGCTGTTAGTGATTTTAACGACGTTGTGTTAGACAAAATTCACGATTCGTATACACTAAAATGTGTTTGAAATagtaaattttgttaatatattgTGTGGCCAGGTAAATCATTCTTTCAAAGCTTGTCAATAATGCATACAGGttaacatttaaaaatgtctTTTTATTGCCTTATAGATTGTTGATCCGTTGAAAATGACATACATTCGCGTCCGGGTTCATTAAATATGCTAAAATAATATTTGTACCGGTTTGATATATAGTAAGTCGAAAGAGACTTCCAAACAGATGCACTAAGAGACTGGTAAGTACGTTACTATATCTATACACTAAATATATAGACTATTCGCAATCTGATAAACCTAAAACCGAAGAGAGCGCACTAAAACGTACAAGTATAAAagtttacaataaaacaaaatctttaaaatttgattgaaaaactTCCTGTCAAACATCAAACAGTATATATACTCTAGCCTAGCTACAAGATCAACTGTCAGAGTTCCAATACCGTACTGAAGCTAGAGTATTGGCAGTTTCACTTGATTGGGGATGTCGCAATGTTGTATTTCTATACCGTATGAAAAGAGCATATAATATATTGAATTTATCTAAAAAcaatttgataattcattcttAGATGCAGAATTTTTTGTATTTAGTTATtattagctttgaactagcttccagtaactacgagtactctAAGAACTACACATCGTGTCTCTTTGATGTTGAGATACATGTTTACCAGTACCCGTTCACGTCCACATTTTGTGTTTGTTAAATCGTTTtgcatccatctgatgagttaagactttttcaactgatttttatatttcgttcTTACAATTTATATGTTGTACTgtcacaccactgtcccaggttagggggaaaAGAGAGTGTGGGTCGGCGGTACCCGCTTACATGTtcaaccccaccacattctgtatgtatgtgcctgtcccattcaggagcctttaattcagttgtcgtttgttgctatgttacatatttgtttttttcgctttttttttgtacattaattaagccgttagtttttcGTCTTAATTGtgatttcggggacttttatactTGACTaagtggtatgggctttgctcattgttgaaagtcgtacggtgacttatagctgttgatttctgtgtcctttggtctcttgtgaagagttatcttattggcaatcataccagatcttttttttatatacaatcaTCGAATGAATACATGTATCAGTGCTTCGGTTTTAACCAGgtttaaaacataattttctgAAATTATCCATTGATATATAAAGAAACTTTGCAGAAAGGAACGTTTTAACTTCTTCAGGCAATGTTTACCTGGGTGAATTATGCTGTTTTTTTTAGAGGAACCTTATGGTCATATACATGTAGCTTCTCACCTTTATACTCATTTATACATCTCCcgtcttttaaaatatttagatatgcgCGTTTCCTAGGGGAAATTCTAGATATAGCACAATGAACGCACGAAATGTATAccttataattttaatttctgtTCTTCTTGGTATTTTCGATTGCTCTTAATCAATGTATAACAATGTGACAGTGcaattatatatctatatatgttttatattacaGATTTGCCGGCTTCAGTTAAGAAATGGTCAAAATGCTTTGGAATCCAGCCAACACACTCAGAGCATCTAAAATACCAGCTCTAATGCAGGATCCCGGAATCATAATTGGTTACCGTCAGATAAATCAGCCGTGGAGTTATTATGCGCGAAGCATGTTTAAAATTCACAACGAAACATTCAATATATGGACGCATTTAATAGCCATGATTATACATTTAAGCATGATTTACCAGTATGCCGAGAAATGCAACTATTATCGTGACCAACAATCGTGGACTTTATTGATATTTAGTGTTTGTTGTATATATTCGACGACAATTAGTGTAATAGCACATATATTTCATAGCAAAAATATTGATGTCCATTTTAGCTTATTTCTGCTTGATTACGCAGGCGCGTATATGTATGGATATGCTTCCGGTTTGATAGCCATTTACTACTTTTCAGATGAATACACCTACGGCATGATCGTAAATGTTTACTTAATTTCCCATTGGATATTCTCTTTATGTGGCTTTGTTCTTTTGTGTATTATAAAAATGAGTTTTGGACATAAAGAGCAACAGTGGACAAGGAAAGGTCTATTAGCTTTATTTTTTACGTCGCACGGAATTCTTTTGTCTGCAACAGTAGCAAGAAAATATTGGCTTTTACTGAATGGAAACCAACAATATTTAGCGTCCATTACTAACTATAATTGgatatatttatcatttcttCTTGAAGGTGCGTCGTACGGTTGCCACTTGCCAGAAGTGTTTTTGCCAGGCAAATTTGATATTGTTGGACAAAGCCACCAAATTTTCCACATATTTGCAACATTAACACAAATATTACAGATACGCGCAGTGCGCTTTGAAATATCAAAAGGGAACTCTTCATATGGACATCCATCTTTGCCTTCACTGTTTATATTGTCAACTATTTCTTTAGGTGTTATCACTTTTATATGTGTATTTAtcattagaatatattttccagtacgaaatataaaaaaagaaaaataagcaaTCTTGAGTCGTGGTCTTAAAGTtaaaagatgtatatatatatatcaaattaaaaaaagattgagCAATGAGATATTgagaagataaaattgagaatggaaatggggaatgtgtcagagcgACAATAAtcagaccatagagcagacaacagtcgaaggccaccaatgggtcttcaatgtagcgagaaactcccgcacccgtagtcgtccttcagctggccccttaaaaaatatgtatactatagtacagtgataatggacgtcatactaaactcagaattatacacaagaaactaaaattaaaaatcatacaagactaacaaaggccagaggctcctgacttgggacaggcgcaatcttgcagcggggttaaacatgtttatgagatctcaagcTTCCCCCTATACATCTAAAAGATTAATTTTGTTGGTTATAAACACAACAAAGTGTTCATGTGAATGTACCAAACAAATAAACTcctgtttaaatatttaaacccgctgcatttaaTTGCATCTGTCCTAAATGAGTAACCTAttgttgtcgtttgtgtatgtggttcataaatgtttctcatttttaataaatataaagcagtTGGTTtgccagtttgaatggttttacgctagtaatttttggggccctcaCTAGCTTCCTGTTGggttttgaaggccgtactttgacataATTGTAATGGTCcacttttacatattgtgacgtggatgtagagttgtctctttggcactaataccacatcgtCTTACATTTCTATGTCTATCTTAAATGGGCTGTCCTTGTGAATTCTACATGTGTTTGCTTTAGTATTCTTTTACAATTTGATCTCTGTTAAACATAAtcacttttattaaaatatgatcTTGGAATTTAACTTTATCATAAATTATCAAAAAGAATTAATTCCAAAAGCCTGATTGTTGATAATAGCATTTTGCTTAGAATAATAGTAAAAAACGAACTATATGTTTCCTTTTGAACAATACAGGGTTTAAGCTGTAGGTTAACTTAACATAGTTTTGTTTTACCCGCCCAacttttttgtcatttggtctcttgtggaataTTGTTAAGTTGCAGTCATACCACGTTTTCTTATTTTATAAGTTGGTTGTTTTGCAAAGTTAACATGGCTAGGTTTAGGCATTTAATTCAACACTTCCAATATGCTATcaaaaaacacatgttaaagagagacgaaagataccaataGGATCATATTCATACTCATAAGTCGAAATCTAGCTCTGCACGCATTGGatagaaaacgaaaaaaaacaaaaaaaaacacaaacaacagtacacaaaaacaacatagataattgaagactaagcaacatgagcCCCGCAAAAAAAAAGCCAAGAAGTATTGCAGTAGCCCCGGAGACCTGTTATGGTATCCAACTCCTCATGATGTTAAGGAGAGACATATATCTGTTACAAATGTTTTTACTCAATCAATCTATACAAAAAAAGtctaaatacataaaataaaatcaactgAAATTACTAAATTAtcgaaataaaaatctatttgaaGCAGGTGGTTGTTATATGAGATTGACAAAATTTCATAACTAAAAATTAATATTTCGATACAAAAACTaagatttaataataaaatatccgaaaaagaaaattatcaaagatTGTCACATAATGCTctaaatcagagagaacaatGATTGTATACGGAAACTAACAAATGTCATGACCTACATGTAAAATTACTATTTTAAATCTTAAACTAAATCAAAATATCTCCGGAAACAGGAAACAGGAAAAGTTtgtaaaattaaatgcatattaagATTTTatgtcaatattttcaaaaatatatagtgaattatttgaaatatttatgacAAAAGATAATCGTGATATagctatgtaaaaaaaaattctgacaaaataatcataaaaaattgaaaagtaaatGACAAAAGTATAAATCGGAATTCTGTCGATAAAACTTTTACGacatcggctgttgtctgctctttagtcgggttttTATCTAGTTGACATAATCCCCATTTCTAATTCCAATATCATAGAGCTATACATAAATTGTTCCGGATCCACGGAAGTATCACGGGGGAAGTAATGTTGATACACATTAAGTCAAGTTATTGGAATCGTGTGAGTTTGGCTATTACGGTAATTAAAGATGGTAGAATCAGATAAAAGACCATAGCAAGGCCACTGCCTAATTATTTATGTGCAGACTATATATAATTAAGAAGTTGGTTTGTATTTTGACATCTTCTAagatctgaaatataaaaaaatataattgatttttttgtaccTAGGTCATGTATGCCCAAAAGTTCATTCAGCGATACAGGTTGCGTTTGCAAGCACTGAGTGCAAATTATATGGTGTTAACACGGATATTTTAGCCTAAATACCAGCATGGTAAAAACGAAGCTTTCAGTATGAAGTGGTCATTTAACTGAGACCGTTACAGGTGCATTACATGTAAATAATGGATGCTTTGTAAATAGGAATTGAAATCAATTGAACTTTTCGGAGATGTTTAACCTAAGAGTAACAGAGTTACAAATTCGTTATGAATAATCATCATAACATGTAGACAGTTCTAATGATTGACTGTTGAAAAATTGTGACACGTTGTATAGGGGTAGGCaatttttcaatatacatgtacggACCCATAATgtaattgatagatttttttcCATTCTGTCTAATGAAACTACGTACTCAGGACAATATCGAACTTTTGCATAACCTCGCCCTTATaagagggactaaagataccagagggacactcaaactcataaatcgaaaaagactgacaacgtcatggctaataaaagcaagacaaacagacaaactataGTACTCTAACGAAaccaatatagaaaactaaagacttagaaacatgaaccccaccaaaaactaggggtgatattaGGGTGCTCCGGAAGAGATAAGCCGATCCTGTTCTACGTATGACACCCTTCATGTGTTTCATTGTCCTAACATTGTAAATACAAACTCGGTAACAAgtcggtaggttacattcgtgaACAAGGgatgggattgtagttatgacattaggagcatatccgctatcatctgtgaaacggatattccataacgatcaaccaactcgtgaaggcGTCCGTAAAATTCACGAATGGATGCTAAAGTTTAATGACATGATTCTCCCCGCCTCCTTCCTggtgtataaaaataaggaaatgtggtatgatagtagaagagacaactacccatcaAGGTTCAAATGACGAAGTGTAAGCAATACAGTACCTTCAACGATGAAACAAACCTTTACCATATAGTAAACTATGAAAGGCCCCAGCATGTGCTTGTATGTGCAATATAAAGTGTTCTAAATTTGCAAATACATCTTCtgaatctttaaaatatttgatttgcatGCTTCAAATAATCCGTTGAAAGATGCAGATTTACtgtggtactgaatattagccttAAAATAGATGTGATTTGTTTAATCAATAAATGGTATAAAAACCATTTCAAGATTGCGTTGAAATTGCAATATTTGGactgattttctgcctttttgaatatttttttatttaacggccgttgctgtctgattattttttttggtttttcgATATATTGCCTTactgttcgctggcttattgttcgctagctattgttcgctagcttcagCCTGGTATTTAGagcagtacatacatgtatacattgtttATCACAAACAACATAAAGACAAAGACAGagtaattttatttctttgtgtTTTCTTAACATTATTAAGATAATAATCTACCATGATATACAGAGAATTGTTTGTCtgtcatattacatgtattacagattgatctaaaaatgaaagaacatattacaataataatttgaaatttatttttctaCACGGATTGAGAGCTTCTTGCGAAATgaataaatattcaataaatagaAGAAACACGATTCATAGATctttatgtttgtatttaaaactaaataaattaaatacGGACAATTACCACTTTAATTTGTAACTATAAAAATCGGATTACTCCCAACGAAGCTCCATAACACTTCCGTCATTCGGATGATCGAACACCAAGTCCGTTAGGTTGAAGTTAAATGGATTTCACAATAATGTTCAGATTCCTATTCGTTATACATTGTATAGTTCCTCAtctattaaaatacaatatataccTGTTTCTCAACGACTTGGGGTGAGCGTtcccgatgaaggtaaatcaGAAAAGCTCTTCGGACGCACCAACTTTATACAATGTAACGTTATAGTCATACCcatttaaaagtaatttaaaaaattaaaaaaagtgctTTGAAATAAAGTCTAATCTGCTATACTGTGTAATTCATTAAAAGGTGCATATATCTATACTTTATTTATGAAACAACTTTTACCTTGTTTCATGCATTCAGATAAAATTCATAAGTTCAAAAAATACTTTAATTCCATTGTCTAAGTAGACATATTATAGCATTTTGATGACATGCATACTATACATAAGAGAGCATTAAAACTGCATTTTAGATATTGCTACATTGTATCAGTTTCTTTAATAAAAGCTATGAACTAAATAACGCAGTCAATTTTCAACATAACCCAGTTATAGTTCTCCAGTTATATGCACAACATATATTGATTAAATATTGATAATATACATTTGGAAGCTTACTCAATGTTTTTTTTGTGAGCACTGAATCTAATTGTTCTCTTCAGAATTGAAAACAAGCTGTTTACAATAACTAATTTATACAACATCCATATTGGTAATATAGCATATTATAAGACGAAGATaacatgaattataaaaaaaataaaaaaataaaaaaaaaaacattgatcaaTTGTACCATGTTATCCAAACATGATCTTATAAGGAATTACTTAAAGATTAGCGTTTTCATAATAATGATGCTATTGTGCCACTTGACAGTGATATTGACAAATGAGAATACctatactttttgaatttttattttttcttcaagtCCGGTTCAACTAAAGTATTACAAGTAAAAcatgaaatgaataaaaacaaaagtatattATAGCACGCAATTATGTTTGAATTAGACGAATAATGCCTATTGTAATACAAACTCGTTCACTTGCAGTGAAAGAAGACTGAACTGACATAGTTCAGTTAGGTAGAATAAGTTCAAATGAAAAAGAACGATCACTCATAGAAATTGGTATGTCCGATAAGCAAgttaaaaatgcatttcaaatgGCAACACAATTTACAATTAGTGACAAAACCAAACGCGTTTAAAAATGaagatatagaaaaaaaacaaagatgtcAATAAAAAGCGTTCACAATGCCATGGACTATCCTTAATGAATGATGCAACTCATAAGTCTTCAGTTCCTAAATACATGCACAAATTATTTCGGACTATGAGCAATATACGTATTTCCAAGCCACTTATTTCCAAATTGCCACATAGATTTAATCTTTTCGAACACTTCCTCCGTTGTCTCTGCTTGAGGCTTCATGAATGGTTTTTGCTGCGTTGAGGGTCGTTTTTGTTCTAAGGAGTCATTATCACTTTGCGGTAATAGGTTCCCGTGATCATCTACTTCAGGTGATACTtgctgaaaaagaaaatatgactAATACACATAAACGGATCGTCAAAAGTGATTATATCATGTTTTTGacgatttttatgattttttttttaacataaaatagtCCAATATTTTTTGGTTGAGAAACCGTTTTATAGAATTACGCCCACTTCCAAAAATCCTGGATTCGGCCTAGAAAACATGTATATagcaagcttttttttttttttagaatatgcaGTATGGAATGAGGAAATTAAATCGGGTGACTCATGAGGGGAGAGTAACACACTCTCTGCGTGATAGATCTTATTCAGCTTCTATAAGAAGGGTCCGTGCGAGGCCTGTAAAAATAGACAATATCTTCTATCTAAAATAACCTCATCATCCAGTGACAATCAAACGTCCCACCCTGTTGTTTGGTGATTTATTCTCgttttaaaaatgaatgaaatatagtGCCACTGGATTTAAAAAACTTAATCTATTTAATAAGTTTCATGTAAGGAAGACTATCATATCATTTGGTCACCATTCGAAACAATACGTTATACACCTGCATAGGTATTTCCACCTGGTAAAGctcaaataaaaactaaatatataaaatattacacAGAAAAGTTTTTTGaacttgaattgaaaataatCCATTAATCTAGATATTGTTATCTTGGACGGACAAACGTTAAGCAGTATACCCCTCCCTCTAGGGACACtcttcatttacaaaaaaaaaaatcagtatattTCCTACAGGATAGTTAGATCATAAATGGTTATACCCTCCCCTTCCCCCAAGTCAACATCCATATTAAAGACATAATATCATGCTTCCCTATATCAAATATGATGTCGACTGTTACAAGGTTTACAAACCTTTAGTATATATCAAATAAAACTCCGTTATACATCAttcttttgtattttcaaatcttttaattgttattttttcataatattttttcaattttaatcgtTCAATTTAACAATGACCCGTATAGCCTTTATCCatattaaatacttttaaataagcTAAGGCATTAAAACATTGTGAGAAATTAAGTGGATTAAGTACAGTAATACGGTACAAgcacatgtacattgtacatgtagtacaGTCACATTCTTATTGTTGATATACAGGTCAAACTTTATAATAGGGATTATATTGAAGAATACACCTTTTATAGT contains:
- the LOC139487033 gene encoding membrane progestin receptor alpha-B-like, encoding MVKMLWNPANTLRASKIPALMQDPGIIIGYRQINQPWSYYARSMFKIHNETFNIWTHLIAMIIHLSMIYQYAEKCNYYRDQQSWTLLIFSVCCIYSTTISVIAHIFHSKNIDVHFSLFLLDYAGAYMYGYASGLIAIYYFSDEYTYGMIVNVYLISHWIFSLCGFVLLCIIKMSFGHKEQQWTRKGLLALFFTSHGILLSATVARKYWLLLNGNQQYLASITNYNWIYLSFLLEGASYGCHLPEVFLPGKFDIVGQSHQIFHIFATLTQILQIRAVRFEISKGNSSYGHPSLPSLFILSTISLGVITFICVFIIRIYFPVRNIKKEK